In Turicibacter sanguinis, a genomic segment contains:
- the recN gene encoding DNA repair protein RecN translates to MLSHLSIQNMAIIEGLQLDLNQKMTVLTGETGAGKSIIIDAISLLIGDRASTDLIRYHEEMAVVEGVFEIENNKPLKSYLIAHDIPFETQLIVKRTIKRSGNGQIRVNGELMTANQLKEIGQYLVDIHVQHDTHRLFNQDYNYQLIDNFDTSDQIEKANKAYQKALKGYNGAKKKYLDFKKNADEIQKRMDLILFQKSEIEKVNLKKGELEELEDRRHIILNSDKLHKSYTQILYNLKGDGGAIEKLYEAYNQTQMLANIDEELTPSVSQMADIYYGLEEFLMMINSKLDELNYYPEELDEIESRLNELQMLKRKYRMDIEEIMTYHAQIVEELAQVEDFDHYEKNLHEELKTAHRDLIEAGEVLNQHRQEISEVIKTQLIQELNDLQLFNTQFDIAFTRHQTDEIIQGFYTINGIYDIQFLLSTNKGEPMKPLNKVASGGELSRIMLALKTILNRGQFISTIIFDEIDTGVSGQVASSIGAKMKEIAKQKQVLCITHLPQVASLADYHIHVSKHERNERTITSVKYLTLEERMHEIARMLSSDNITESAILNAKQLLQNH, encoded by the coding sequence ATGTTATCGCATTTATCAATTCAAAATATGGCCATCATTGAAGGGTTACAATTAGATTTAAATCAAAAAATGACGGTGTTAACCGGAGAAACGGGAGCCGGAAAATCAATTATTATTGATGCTATTTCATTATTGATTGGAGATCGTGCCTCAACCGATTTAATTCGTTATCATGAAGAAATGGCAGTGGTTGAAGGCGTTTTTGAAATTGAGAACAATAAACCGTTAAAATCTTATCTAATCGCACATGATATTCCATTTGAGACGCAATTAATTGTTAAACGTACCATTAAACGTTCAGGTAATGGCCAAATTCGAGTAAACGGAGAATTAATGACAGCCAATCAACTAAAAGAAATTGGTCAATATTTAGTGGATATTCATGTTCAACATGATACACATCGATTATTTAATCAAGATTATAATTATCAATTAATTGATAACTTTGATACATCTGATCAAATAGAGAAGGCTAATAAAGCGTATCAAAAGGCTTTAAAGGGGTATAACGGAGCGAAGAAAAAGTATCTCGATTTTAAAAAAAATGCAGATGAAATTCAAAAGCGAATGGATTTAATTCTTTTTCAAAAAAGTGAAATCGAAAAAGTCAATCTGAAAAAGGGTGAATTAGAAGAGCTTGAAGATCGTCGCCATATCATTTTAAATTCGGATAAATTACATAAATCATATACTCAAATTTTATATAATTTAAAAGGAGATGGCGGTGCCATTGAAAAATTATATGAGGCCTACAATCAAACTCAAATGCTTGCTAACATTGATGAAGAGTTAACACCTTCTGTTTCACAAATGGCGGATATTTATTATGGCTTAGAAGAGTTTTTAATGATGATTAATTCGAAGTTAGATGAATTAAATTATTATCCAGAAGAGCTTGACGAAATTGAATCACGATTAAATGAACTGCAAATGTTAAAACGAAAGTATCGTATGGATATCGAAGAAATCATGACCTACCATGCTCAAATTGTGGAAGAGTTGGCCCAAGTTGAGGATTTTGATCACTATGAGAAAAACCTTCATGAGGAATTAAAAACTGCTCATCGGGACTTAATTGAAGCGGGAGAGGTATTGAATCAACATCGTCAAGAAATTTCAGAGGTGATTAAGACTCAGCTGATTCAAGAATTAAATGATTTACAGTTATTTAATACTCAGTTTGATATTGCCTTTACACGCCATCAAACCGATGAAATAATTCAAGGATTTTATACGATCAATGGAATTTATGATATTCAATTCTTATTAAGTACAAATAAAGGAGAGCCAATGAAACCTTTAAACAAGGTAGCATCAGGTGGAGAGTTATCTCGAATTATGTTAGCCTTAAAAACGATTTTGAATCGTGGTCAATTCATTTCAACCATTATTTTTGATGAAATCGATACAGGAGTTAGTGGTCAAGTTGCTTCAAGTATTGGGGCAAAAATGAAAGAGATTGCCAAACAAAAACAAGTTTTATGTATCACGCATTTACCACAAGTTGCTTCACTCGCAGATTATCATATTCATGTCTCTAAACATGAACGCAATGAACGCACCATTACGTCTGTTAAATATTTAACACTCGAAGAGAGAATGCATGAGATTGCGAGAATGTTAAGTAGTGATAATATTACGGAATCGGCAATATTAAATGCGAAACAATTATTACAAAATCATTAA
- the spoIVB gene encoding SpoIVB peptidase, giving the protein MNQKFNKNLKKVYNLLIFVFSLISIVAPASEYAWAKTDNEQLLHIDEKRKIYEVSHHRFEKTNTVASVDRYMLIPGGDAIGIKIQTDGLVVVDTYLVNTSNGAINPAKEAGIVKGDLIVAVNNQKITTVDDYKQQLLLSQNSGQLILTVNRQGKIEHVTVHPVTSTEGVTTTGLYLRDKLAGIGTLTFIDPNSLKYGALGHEIIDQDTNQLVTVSYGEIINSNVTAIRKAATGRPGEKVADILFDQKLGTLEKNNNFGIYGVMGNADTFSKEPMPIAYANEVKTGPAQIYTVLNGNKVEVFNINITEVNPQTQKAIKGLKYVVTDERLLNETGGIVQGMSGSPIIQDGKIVGAVTHVLVHDATMGYGIFIEWMLQEAGIDYLNIQSTTNVA; this is encoded by the coding sequence ATGAATCAAAAATTTAATAAAAATTTAAAAAAAGTTTATAATCTTTTGATATTTGTCTTCTCATTAATCAGTATTGTCGCTCCTGCAAGTGAATATGCATGGGCCAAAACGGATAATGAACAACTTTTACACATTGATGAAAAACGAAAAATCTATGAGGTTTCTCATCATCGATTCGAAAAAACAAACACAGTGGCTTCAGTCGACCGATATATGCTTATTCCGGGTGGTGATGCCATTGGAATCAAGATTCAAACAGATGGATTAGTCGTCGTGGATACTTATTTAGTCAATACCTCTAATGGAGCGATTAATCCGGCTAAAGAAGCAGGAATTGTGAAAGGTGATTTAATTGTAGCTGTGAATAATCAAAAAATTACGACTGTTGATGATTATAAGCAGCAATTATTATTGAGCCAAAATAGTGGTCAATTGATCTTAACTGTAAATCGTCAAGGCAAAATTGAACATGTTACGGTTCATCCGGTGACGTCTACAGAAGGCGTCACCACGACGGGACTTTATCTACGTGATAAGTTAGCTGGAATTGGAACCTTGACATTTATTGATCCAAATTCCTTGAAATATGGAGCACTTGGACATGAAATTATTGATCAAGATACCAATCAGTTAGTGACGGTGAGTTATGGAGAAATTATAAACTCCAATGTGACAGCAATTCGTAAAGCGGCAACAGGTAGACCAGGTGAAAAAGTGGCTGACATTTTATTTGATCAAAAGTTAGGAACACTGGAAAAAAACAATAACTTCGGTATCTATGGTGTTATGGGAAATGCTGATACATTTAGTAAAGAACCGATGCCAATTGCTTATGCGAATGAGGTAAAAACTGGTCCAGCTCAAATTTATACTGTATTAAATGGAAATAAAGTTGAGGTATTTAATATTAACATTACCGAAGTCAATCCTCAAACACAAAAAGCTATTAAAGGATTAAAATACGTGGTAACGGATGAACGCTTGCTCAATGAAACCGGTGGAATTGTTCAAGGGATGAGTGGTAGTCCAATCATTCAAGATGGAAAAATTGTAGGTGCTGTTACTCATGTATTAGTTCATGATGCGACGATGGGATATGGTATTTTTATTGAGTGGATGCTACAAGAAGCGGGAATTGATTATTTAAATATTCAAAGTACAACGAATGTAGCTTAG
- the spo0A gene encoding sporulation transcription factor Spo0A has translation MSKLRVLLADDNKELITVLSEYISLQDDMEVVEVAGNGNEVLSTLRQREIDILLLDVVMPDLDGVSVLEELRENPSMYRRPRHIIMFTAFNQEKIMMRAAELGASYFIMKPFEINKIVKIIRDINVRFDAVEPSKPSVNALYSSRPVVKEFDLEAEITNILHEMGVPAHIKGYLYLRESIKMVYNDIELLGSITKVLYPDVAKKYKTTASRVERAIRHAIEVAWNRGNIEAISNIFGYTVSVSKSKPTNSEFIAMIADKLRLEHKNKVAS, from the coding sequence ATGAGTAAATTAAGAGTTCTATTAGCGGACGACAATAAAGAATTAATTACTGTACTTTCAGAGTATATTTCTTTACAAGACGACATGGAAGTAGTGGAAGTAGCGGGAAACGGGAATGAAGTTTTATCGACATTACGTCAACGTGAAATTGATATTTTATTATTAGATGTTGTAATGCCTGATTTAGATGGTGTGAGCGTACTCGAAGAATTACGTGAAAATCCTTCAATGTATCGTCGTCCACGTCATATCATTATGTTCACAGCTTTCAATCAAGAAAAAATTATGATGCGTGCTGCTGAATTAGGAGCTTCATATTTTATTATGAAACCATTTGAAATTAATAAAATTGTTAAAATTATTCGTGACATTAACGTACGTTTTGATGCTGTAGAACCATCAAAACCATCAGTGAACGCCTTATACTCAAGCCGCCCTGTTGTAAAAGAGTTTGACTTAGAGGCTGAAATTACGAATATTTTACATGAAATGGGTGTGCCAGCTCATATCAAAGGATACTTATACTTACGTGAGTCAATTAAAATGGTTTATAACGATATTGAATTGTTAGGATCAATTACAAAAGTATTATATCCAGATGTAGCAAAAAAATATAAAACAACGGCTTCACGTGTTGAGCGTGCGATTCGTCATGCCATCGAAGTAGCATGGAATCGCGGAAATATTGAAGCGATCTCAAATATTTTTGGCTATACGGTAAGTGTATCAAAATCTAAACCAACGAACTCAGAGTTTATTGCGATGATTGCCGATAAACTTCGTTTAGAACATAAAAATAAAGTTGCATCTTAA